A single window of Syntrophotalea acetylenica DNA harbors:
- a CDS encoding GNAT family N-acetyltransferase: MDEVATNDFTYIRCLTIEDQNKIKKIPFLNIDSILIPSPFIKDKFLEIDYEHSYVWDEEGEFLGYILVYSNPDKTKFQVYKQVTSPFGRGKGIGSTFIRKLAKDVPGESYIYLFVWEKLVSTIDFFYSNGFNLEESTVYRKMRFYLMSATAKSILEKGISLKDKDVSVLEELSKVRHDAKKSLKVLSDMVSIMSVDNFNNIIEDINRENTALLNTLSMYEDKIKASHEVNIKEILTNRVIPFIEASNVPCEVRLVLGASIPPVIGGYMDYSRALINLTSNAIDAIEEAGRSGLIQIMITRKEGKVVLIIQDNGVGIGAERLQLDNRNLPLFVGKTTKADRAGEGVGTRQVFSTFGAGNIKVESREGKFTRWTITLNISTKKKTDRLGLLETRFIGFMKATETLELSDKSGRTEVASLIWHLRRMEIFSYDLIQSFSNYNNVRDIFKLILTYRYGKTSFKQIKEEIEKYRVDHEIIKFWLLGMINRIKKNEKFLLNTYDFEDYKGIYFKSYGQAINKTIIFTLDPDTGNFYAADRRLAEHLDFVPLLNRKRDQLIRGEFKGDVKNIDSPIYLGVWTVADKDDLYGKIVLLQQGCRQLLAMGIKPEKAIAFYHVTRNMSSFDFDPFKIIPLGELATLARKNFDQLITATDDDFDGLVFTD, from the coding sequence ATGGATGAGGTTGCAACAAATGACTTTACCTATATCAGGTGTCTTACAATTGAAGATCAGAACAAGATCAAGAAAATCCCGTTTTTAAATATTGATTCAATTCTCATCCCTTCACCTTTTATCAAGGACAAATTTCTAGAAATCGATTATGAGCACAGTTACGTATGGGACGAAGAGGGAGAATTTCTTGGATATATTCTCGTTTATTCAAATCCGGACAAGACAAAGTTTCAGGTATATAAACAGGTTACTTCACCTTTTGGACGAGGCAAAGGCATAGGTTCAACCTTTATAAGAAAACTTGCCAAAGACGTTCCTGGTGAATCCTATATTTATTTGTTCGTATGGGAAAAACTTGTAAGCACGATAGACTTTTTTTATAGCAACGGTTTTAATCTTGAAGAGTCCACGGTATATCGTAAAATGCGTTTCTACCTTATGTCCGCTACCGCAAAATCAATCCTGGAAAAAGGTATATCGCTCAAGGATAAAGATGTATCGGTTCTGGAGGAGTTGAGCAAGGTCCGGCATGATGCGAAAAAATCCCTCAAAGTTCTATCGGATATGGTTTCCATCATGTCTGTTGATAACTTCAATAATATTATCGAAGATATCAATCGGGAAAATACGGCACTGCTCAATACCTTGAGTATGTATGAAGATAAAATCAAAGCTTCTCACGAAGTCAATATCAAGGAAATTCTCACCAACAGGGTGATACCTTTCATTGAAGCTTCCAATGTCCCCTGTGAGGTTCGCCTCGTGCTGGGAGCAAGCATACCCCCTGTCATCGGCGGTTACATGGATTACAGCCGGGCGCTGATCAATCTGACTTCCAACGCCATTGATGCCATCGAAGAGGCTGGCAGAAGCGGGCTCATTCAGATCATGATTACCCGCAAGGAAGGGAAGGTGGTGCTGATCATCCAGGACAATGGAGTCGGCATTGGCGCGGAGCGGTTGCAGCTCGACAATCGCAACCTTCCGCTATTCGTAGGCAAAACGACCAAGGCGGACAGGGCAGGGGAGGGTGTCGGAACCCGACAGGTTTTTTCGACGTTTGGTGCGGGGAATATCAAGGTCGAAAGCCGCGAGGGCAAGTTTACCCGCTGGACCATCACCCTGAATATCAGCACCAAGAAAAAAACCGACCGCCTTGGCTTGCTTGAGACGCGCTTTATCGGGTTCATGAAGGCGACCGAGACGCTGGAGTTGAGTGATAAAAGCGGCCGGACCGAAGTGGCTTCCCTGATCTGGCATTTAAGGCGGATGGAAATCTTCAGTTATGATCTGATTCAGTCTTTCAGTAATTACAATAACGTCCGTGATATCTTCAAACTTATTCTGACCTATCGGTATGGAAAAACCAGTTTCAAACAGATTAAAGAAGAAATTGAGAAATATCGAGTTGATCACGAAATCATTAAATTCTGGCTGCTTGGCATGATCAATCGTATCAAAAAGAATGAAAAATTTCTTCTGAATACATATGATTTTGAGGATTACAAGGGCATATATTTTAAAAGTTACGGACAGGCCATCAATAAAACCATCATCTTTACGCTTGATCCGGATACCGGGAATTTTTATGCTGCCGACCGGCGATTGGCCGAGCACCTGGATTTCGTACCGCTTTTAAACAGGAAAAGAGATCAGCTCATTCGCGGTGAATTCAAGGGCGATGTCAAGAACATAGACAGCCCCATCTATCTCGGTGTCTGGACTGTTGCCGACAAGGATGACTTGTACGGTAAAATAGTGTTGTTGCAGCAAGGTTGCCGGCAACTGCTGGCGATGGGCATCAAACCGGAGAAAGCCATTGCTTTTTACCATGTAACCAGGAACATGAGCAGCTTCGATTTCGATCCTTTCAAGATCATCCCCCTTGGTGAATTGGCAACGCTCGCCAGGAAGAATTTCGATCAACTGATTACGGCAACCGACGATGATTTCGATGGGCTGGTTTTTACTGATTAG
- a CDS encoding two-component system sensor histidine kinase NtrB: MKNREPKDRALYMRVLENMEEAVVAIDNDERIVLFNPAAQICTGYSERQALKRLLGDLFGSSADLLRLVRSALSSGRSITSHEDIMLSRSGATPLPVGVSASPLFNDDGEQEGAVLILRDHSQIRELEETVRQADRLAMLGTLAAGLAHEIKNPLGGIKGAAQLLNLELPPENPLREYTRVMTREVNRVNDLIEELLDLTRPRPTQFGEVNLSRILADQVLLQKQSHPDKQISYQLQLDPSIPTIRGDEALLSRLFLNLLKNAGEAIESKGLITVTSRIAGQYLFNKPGERPVPMVTVEIQDNGPGIPEDQIDRIFTPFFTTKTRGCGLGLAICQKIINEHQGSLRVNSRPDQGTTFTISLPLKRG, encoded by the coding sequence ATGAAAAACCGGGAGCCAAAGGATCGTGCCCTCTACATGAGGGTGCTGGAAAACATGGAAGAGGCGGTGGTCGCCATCGACAATGACGAGCGCATCGTGCTGTTCAATCCCGCCGCGCAGATATGCACCGGATACTCTGAACGGCAGGCGTTAAAACGGCTCCTTGGCGACCTGTTCGGCTCGAGCGCCGACCTGCTGCGTCTGGTGCGCTCTGCCCTTAGCTCGGGACGCTCGATCACCAGTCATGAGGATATCATGCTCAGCCGCAGTGGCGCTACGCCGCTGCCGGTCGGCGTGTCGGCTTCTCCATTGTTCAACGATGATGGCGAGCAGGAAGGAGCGGTTCTGATCCTGCGTGATCATTCCCAAATCCGGGAACTGGAGGAGACGGTCCGTCAGGCGGACAGGCTCGCCATGCTCGGCACCCTCGCTGCCGGCCTGGCCCATGAAATAAAAAACCCCCTTGGCGGCATTAAAGGAGCGGCTCAATTGCTGAACCTCGAATTGCCTCCCGAAAACCCTTTGCGGGAATACACCCGGGTCATGACCCGCGAAGTCAACAGGGTCAATGATCTCATCGAAGAGCTTCTTGACCTGACGCGACCTCGTCCGACACAGTTCGGCGAAGTCAATCTGTCACGCATTTTGGCCGACCAGGTTTTACTGCAGAAACAAAGCCATCCGGACAAGCAGATCAGCTATCAACTGCAACTCGACCCCAGCATCCCGACAATACGGGGCGACGAAGCCCTGCTTTCACGGCTGTTCCTGAACCTGTTGAAAAACGCCGGCGAGGCCATCGAAAGCAAGGGGTTGATTACGGTAACCTCGCGCATCGCCGGGCAATATCTTTTCAACAAACCCGGCGAACGACCGGTACCGATGGTCACGGTAGAGATCCAGGACAACGGACCGGGTATCCCCGAAGACCAGATCGACCGCATCTTTACACCCTTTTTCACCACCAAAACCCGTGGCTGTGGATTGGGACTGGCCATCTGCCAGAAAATCATCAACGAGCATCAGGGGTCGCTGCGGGTCAACAGCCGGCCGGATCAGGGCACGACTTTCACCATCTCCTTGCCCCTGAAAAGAGGTTGA
- a CDS encoding methyl-accepting chemotaxis protein, which translates to MKDLKISAKIFLLSGSIVLVFTLVASWLYIQFRDNIMEARRNEIRHVVESAWGQVEHFARVAQTGQMPVEQAQTQAKAVIQNLRFAGDNYFWINDMQPAMVLHPLDPELNGTSLATREDSNGMRMFVKMTELCRENGEGFVEYAWHKDGFSKPVGKISFVKKVEGWDWVIGAGLYLDDIEAVLARLFYTTFGILLLVIACSMGLVFFVTRSISRPLNESTEIMEKIGKGDFSLRLDLDRKDEIGRMAKALNECFDNVREMFLNIRTMGVQIAVNTLKVSSQVEMSSHNSREQGILAQDIFASSQETNAAHGEISANTQKICASTSNNLDTAQTSFQELMATNASINSMTEKIAGYTVTINKMDSESQEIKKIVSLIKSIATQTSLLSLNAAIEAARAGVAGKGFAIVADEVKALAEQVNGASEDIAGKINNMLSHIETCISETEDISNVAKATQAAVSKSCNGFKTMISDLEKSDDQLQSITASVEELSAANNEVHGKVTHINQISREVSDTMEEAKTSTENLYQITENLQRMNARFKTGRGYGEYIVGELRNARNKVRKNLEKMLERGIDIFDRDYQPVPGTDPAKYRTAYTDAFGKDLQPIYDKLVNDLKGGVFAVCVDVNGYAGTHNSFCSQPVTGDPEIDAIHSRDQRIFDDPSSLTAARNTDPVLLHTYQRDDGEILSEFAMPIFIKGKHWGALRLGCDPEVAMDMSYIS; encoded by the coding sequence GTGAAGGATCTTAAGATTTCTGCAAAAATTTTTCTGCTCAGTGGCAGCATCGTCCTGGTTTTCACCCTGGTTGCGTCATGGCTCTATATCCAGTTCCGCGACAACATCATGGAAGCGCGCCGCAACGAAATCCGTCACGTGGTCGAATCCGCATGGGGGCAGGTCGAGCACTTCGCCCGTGTGGCCCAAACCGGGCAGATGCCCGTTGAGCAGGCACAGACACAGGCCAAGGCCGTGATCCAAAATTTGCGTTTTGCCGGCGACAACTATTTCTGGATCAATGACATGCAGCCAGCCATGGTCCTGCATCCCCTCGATCCGGAGCTCAACGGCACCTCTCTGGCGACCAGGGAAGATTCAAACGGCATGCGGATGTTTGTCAAAATGACCGAACTCTGTCGTGAAAATGGCGAGGGTTTCGTCGAATACGCATGGCACAAGGACGGCTTCAGCAAACCTGTCGGCAAAATTTCCTTTGTCAAAAAGGTCGAGGGCTGGGACTGGGTCATCGGCGCCGGTCTCTACCTCGACGACATTGAAGCGGTGCTTGCCCGGCTGTTTTACACTACCTTCGGCATCCTGCTGCTGGTTATCGCCTGCTCCATGGGTCTGGTGTTTTTCGTCACCCGATCCATTTCACGGCCGCTGAACGAATCCACTGAAATTATGGAGAAGATCGGCAAGGGTGATTTCAGCCTGCGCCTGGATCTGGACCGCAAAGATGAAATCGGACGCATGGCCAAAGCTCTCAACGAATGTTTCGACAATGTCCGCGAGATGTTCCTCAATATCCGCACCATGGGCGTGCAGATCGCCGTCAATACCCTCAAGGTGTCGTCCCAGGTGGAGATGTCCTCGCACAACAGCAGGGAGCAGGGAATCCTGGCGCAGGACATTTTTGCCAGCAGCCAGGAAACCAATGCCGCGCATGGTGAAATCTCGGCCAACACCCAGAAAATATGCGCCTCGACATCGAACAACCTCGATACGGCGCAAACCTCCTTTCAGGAACTCATGGCGACCAATGCCAGCATCAACAGCATGACGGAAAAGATTGCCGGCTACACCGTAACCATCAACAAGATGGACAGTGAATCGCAGGAAATCAAAAAAATCGTGTCCCTGATAAAATCGATCGCGACCCAGACATCCCTGCTTTCCCTCAACGCAGCCATCGAAGCAGCCAGAGCCGGAGTGGCCGGCAAGGGTTTCGCCATTGTTGCGGATGAAGTGAAGGCACTGGCCGAGCAGGTCAATGGCGCCAGCGAGGACATTGCGGGCAAGATCAACAACATGCTTTCCCACATCGAAACCTGCATCAGTGAAACCGAGGATATCAGCAACGTCGCCAAGGCAACCCAGGCAGCCGTCAGCAAATCCTGCAACGGCTTCAAAACCATGATCAGCGACCTTGAAAAAAGCGATGATCAACTGCAAAGCATTACCGCCTCGGTGGAGGAACTGTCAGCCGCCAACAACGAGGTGCACGGCAAGGTCACGCATATCAATCAGATCAGCCGCGAAGTGTCGGACACCATGGAGGAGGCCAAAACCTCGACGGAAAACCTCTACCAGATCACGGAAAACCTGCAGCGCATGAATGCCCGTTTCAAAACCGGCAGGGGATATGGCGAGTATATCGTCGGCGAATTACGTAATGCCCGTAACAAAGTTCGCAAAAACCTGGAGAAAATGCTGGAGCGCGGCATCGATATTTTTGATCGTGATTATCAGCCGGTGCCGGGGACCGATCCCGCGAAATATCGCACTGCCTACACCGACGCTTTTGGCAAAGATCTTCAGCCGATTTATGACAAACTGGTCAACGACCTGAAAGGCGGCGTATTTGCCGTCTGCGTCGATGTCAATGGCTATGCGGGGACCCACAACAGTTTCTGCTCGCAACCTGTGACCGGCGATCCGGAAATCGATGCGATACACAGCCGTGACCAGCGCATCTTTGATGATCCCAGCAGCCTGACCGCCGCGCGCAATACCGATCCGGTGCTGCTGCACACCTACCAGCGCGACGATGGAGAGATCCTGAGCGAATTCGCCATGCCCATATTCATCAAAGGAAAGCATTGGGGAGCCTTGCGGCTCGGCTGCGACCCCGAAGTGGCCATGGACATGAGCTATATTTCCTGA
- a CDS encoding ribonuclease Z, whose protein sequence is MACRLSFRYLEPTFFAGLLDDPVLWVKVRPWGRSLLFDCGQLHHLAKRVLKSVAAVFISHAHMDHFMGFDTLVRQVLVSPRTFDVFGPPGLADKVEHKLAAYDWNLHEHFWCSFRVHELSGDRVHRWIFPGPQRFIRCFEGQDDRVGGTIFENRWVKVEARQASHRIPVLVYRLTEKAGFSLDAERIATQGLVGGPWIDVLKHQFYHGLLGRTPLNATRFDENGHTIACLVENTRELYENICRRQSGASIGYLTDIGFSRQNQTVVTALLKGVRLLVGECAFLADHKQKARRSFHLCTRDMNRLLAEIQPDFYMPVHLSKSCSHRSGDLYLELCPPPETRLVFLPDRLLHRPFLPCEVPMDCM, encoded by the coding sequence ATGGCCTGCCGCTTGTCCTTTCGCTATCTTGAGCCAACCTTTTTTGCCGGTCTTCTGGATGATCCGGTGTTGTGGGTCAAAGTGCGTCCCTGGGGCCGCTCCTTGTTATTCGATTGCGGTCAGTTGCACCATCTGGCCAAGCGGGTGCTGAAATCCGTCGCTGCTGTTTTCATCAGCCACGCGCACATGGATCATTTCATGGGATTCGATACCCTGGTGAGGCAGGTGCTTGTATCGCCCCGCACTTTTGATGTCTTTGGCCCTCCCGGACTGGCCGACAAGGTAGAGCACAAACTGGCGGCCTACGACTGGAATCTGCACGAACATTTCTGGTGCAGCTTTCGTGTGCACGAGCTGTCCGGCGACAGGGTGCATCGGTGGATTTTCCCCGGGCCGCAACGCTTTATCCGCTGTTTTGAGGGGCAGGATGACCGTGTTGGAGGGACGATTTTTGAAAACCGCTGGGTCAAAGTAGAGGCCCGGCAGGCCAGTCACCGGATCCCGGTTCTGGTGTATCGCCTGACCGAAAAGGCAGGTTTTTCACTGGATGCGGAGCGCATTGCCACGCAAGGGTTGGTTGGTGGTCCCTGGATCGATGTTCTTAAACATCAATTTTATCACGGTTTGCTGGGCAGGACCCCGCTGAACGCGACGCGTTTTGACGAAAATGGTCATACGATTGCCTGTCTGGTGGAAAATACCCGCGAGTTGTATGAAAACATTTGCCGCCGCCAGTCAGGTGCGTCCATTGGCTACCTGACGGATATCGGTTTTTCAAGGCAGAATCAGACTGTGGTGACCGCATTGCTCAAGGGAGTCAGATTGCTTGTGGGGGAATGCGCTTTTCTTGCGGACCACAAGCAAAAGGCCCGCCGCTCATTTCATCTCTGCACCCGGGATATGAACCGGCTGCTGGCCGAAATACAGCCGGATTTCTATATGCCTGTGCACTTGTCCAAATCCTGCAGCCACAGAAGCGGGGATCTGTACCTGGAATTGTGCCCGCCACCGGAAACCCGTCTGGTGTTTTTGCCGGACCGGCTGCTTCACCGGCCCTTCCTGCCTTGCGAAGTTCCAATGGATTGCATGTGA
- a CDS encoding sigma-54-dependent transcriptional regulator, with the protein MSIQRILVADDEESIRWVLRKALSKQGFNVDLAADGGEAKNLFRRRHYDLAILDIKMPDTSGLDLLRYFQEQRPEMLVIIITAESSMKNAVEAMKLGAYDYLTKPFDLDALEAIIVKAQKAAAAAEEVHRLKTELKEQYPLDRAIIGKSKPMQEIYKILGRVAPTDVTVLITGESGTGKELVARAIHYNSPRVGKDFLALNCAAIPGELLESELFGHEKGAFTGATDRKIGKFEQASGGTLFLDEIGDMPLELQAKLLRVLQEKEITRTGGSSSIPVDVRIVAATNQNLREKVAAREFREDLFYRLNVVPIAIPALRERRDDIPLLVEFFLDRAREDLNVGVQGCTREAMAHLKRHDWPGNVRELENTLKRAALLSSDQMLTPSDFPGLVPEPARKEAEESLEALIANKLTTTFAPMDVNELNNLYQMVLHQMERPLITIILEKTRGNQVRAAEILGINRNTLRKKIQTLDIDLKEL; encoded by the coding sequence ATGTCCATTCAACGCATTCTGGTAGCCGATGACGAAGAAAGTATCCGCTGGGTGCTGCGCAAGGCGCTGAGCAAACAGGGTTTTAATGTGGACCTTGCCGCCGATGGTGGCGAAGCCAAAAATCTTTTCAGGCGACGGCACTACGATCTGGCCATCCTGGACATCAAGATGCCGGATACTTCCGGACTGGATCTGCTGCGCTACTTTCAGGAACAGCGCCCGGAAATGCTGGTCATCATCATCACTGCCGAATCCTCCATGAAAAATGCGGTGGAGGCCATGAAACTCGGCGCCTATGATTATCTGACCAAACCCTTCGACCTGGATGCCCTCGAAGCCATTATCGTCAAGGCCCAAAAAGCAGCAGCGGCCGCCGAGGAAGTGCATCGCCTCAAAACCGAGCTGAAAGAACAATATCCCCTGGATCGCGCCATCATCGGCAAGAGCAAACCGATGCAGGAGATCTATAAAATCCTCGGCCGCGTGGCGCCCACGGACGTCACGGTGCTCATCACCGGCGAAAGCGGCACCGGCAAGGAGCTGGTCGCCCGGGCGATTCACTACAACAGCCCCCGGGTTGGCAAGGACTTTCTGGCGCTGAACTGTGCCGCCATCCCCGGAGAGTTGCTGGAAAGCGAGCTGTTCGGTCACGAAAAAGGCGCCTTTACCGGTGCCACCGATCGCAAGATAGGCAAATTCGAGCAGGCCAGCGGCGGAACCTTGTTTCTCGACGAAATCGGCGACATGCCCCTTGAGCTGCAGGCCAAACTGCTGCGCGTTCTCCAGGAGAAGGAGATCACCCGCACCGGCGGCAGCAGCTCCATACCCGTTGATGTGCGCATCGTTGCCGCCACCAACCAGAACCTGCGGGAAAAAGTCGCCGCCCGCGAATTCCGCGAGGATCTGTTCTACCGACTGAATGTCGTCCCCATCGCCATTCCGGCCTTGAGAGAGCGGCGGGACGATATTCCCCTGCTGGTGGAGTTTTTTCTCGACCGTGCCCGCGAGGATCTCAATGTCGGCGTTCAGGGATGCACCAGGGAGGCCATGGCACACCTGAAGCGCCATGACTGGCCCGGCAACGTCAGGGAACTGGAAAACACCCTGAAGCGTGCAGCCCTGTTATCCTCAGACCAGATGCTCACCCCCAGTGACTTTCCCGGGCTGGTTCCGGAACCGGCCCGCAAGGAAGCCGAGGAATCCCTGGAAGCACTGATCGCCAACAAGCTAACAACCACCTTTGCGCCCATGGATGTCAATGAGCTCAATAATCTTTATCAGATGGTGCTGCATCAGATGGAACGCCCCCTGATCACCATCATTCTCGAAAAAACCCGTGGCAATCAGGTGCGCGCGGCGGAAATTCTAGGTATCAACCGCAATACCTTGCGCAAAAAAATTCAGACGCTGGATATTGACCTGAAGGAACTGTAA
- a CDS encoding YkgJ family cysteine cluster protein, with protein sequence MVNTSALDAIALRYRHLLETVDAWFAQCKMQVGDRIRCGEGCSACCRGLFDITLLDAYLLQQGYSRLPAGRRRQIAGRARRQLQALQQQWADFQPPYLLNNLPDHLWTDMPEDDPTPCPFLDENGACLVYSWRPLICRQHGLPNIDLSGTVFSELYCSLNFVGENPFECPELRWDFRGHFVKEMALFGAFTTELFGTPVNEADTFIPAVLFIDFHSFPGDADV encoded by the coding sequence ATGGTGAATACATCCGCACTCGATGCCATCGCCTTGCGATACCGGCATCTTCTGGAGACAGTGGACGCCTGGTTTGCCCAGTGCAAAATGCAGGTTGGGGATCGGATCCGCTGCGGTGAGGGTTGTTCTGCATGCTGCAGAGGGTTGTTTGACATCACCCTTCTTGATGCCTATCTGCTCCAGCAGGGTTATTCGCGGTTGCCTGCTGGTCGCCGCCGGCAAATCGCCGGACGGGCCCGAAGGCAATTGCAGGCTTTGCAGCAGCAGTGGGCCGATTTCCAGCCGCCCTATCTGCTGAACAACCTGCCGGATCATCTATGGACAGATATGCCCGAGGATGATCCTACCCCTTGCCCGTTTCTGGACGAGAACGGTGCTTGCCTGGTGTATTCCTGGCGACCTTTGATATGCCGCCAGCACGGCCTGCCGAACATCGATCTGTCGGGAACTGTTTTCTCCGAGCTTTACTGCAGTCTTAATTTTGTCGGAGAGAATCCCTTTGAATGCCCGGAATTGAGATGGGATTTTCGGGGGCATTTTGTGAAGGAAATGGCGCTTTTCGGCGCCTTTACCACCGAGTTGTTCGGCACGCCGGTCAATGAGGCGGATACTTTTATTCCTGCCGTGTTATTCATCGATTTTCACTCTTTCCCTGGAGATGCTGACGTCTGA
- the dusB gene encoding tRNA dihydrouridine synthase DusB — MKIGSLHLKHKLLLAPMAGITDLACRLIMRPFGIGLAFSEMVSANGLVLGGEATKDLLISVPEDRPLGIQLFGENPEILAEACRRIEEHCDVIDINMGCPVKKVVRSGAGSALLKNPARAAGIVAAMRKATSRPLTVKIRAGWDQACINFLEIAHIAEQEGADAVTLHPRTRSQGFSGCADWTLIATLKQQIKIPVIGSGDVFTPRDALRMLEETGCDAVMLGRGCYGNPWLAGQILDLLGGKVPHAPTTQERCEIALLHMDTFLRHNSERKTVLDMRKHLCWYARGLSGAAQFRAAVNKVEQLEELRSVVKQFFRNAEPPAEVS; from the coding sequence ATGAAAATAGGATCGCTACACCTTAAACACAAATTATTATTGGCGCCCATGGCGGGGATCACCGATCTTGCCTGCCGGCTGATCATGCGCCCGTTCGGTATCGGCCTTGCTTTTTCGGAAATGGTCAGTGCCAATGGCCTGGTTCTGGGTGGCGAGGCAACAAAAGATCTGCTGATATCCGTACCCGAGGACCGGCCTCTCGGCATCCAATTGTTCGGCGAAAATCCCGAAATTCTGGCCGAGGCCTGCCGCCGGATCGAGGAACATTGTGATGTCATCGACATCAATATGGGATGCCCGGTAAAAAAAGTCGTACGCAGCGGCGCCGGCAGCGCCCTGTTGAAAAATCCGGCGCGAGCAGCCGGAATCGTCGCTGCCATGCGCAAAGCAACCAGCCGGCCTCTGACAGTCAAAATCCGCGCTGGATGGGATCAGGCCTGCATCAATTTCCTGGAGATCGCGCACATCGCCGAACAGGAAGGAGCCGATGCCGTAACCCTGCACCCGCGGACCCGCAGTCAGGGTTTTTCCGGCTGCGCTGATTGGACCCTGATTGCCACGTTGAAGCAGCAAATTAAAATCCCGGTCATCGGCAGCGGTGATGTTTTTACACCCCGTGATGCCCTGCGCATGCTGGAGGAAACCGGCTGCGACGCCGTGATGCTCGGGCGCGGCTGTTATGGTAACCCCTGGCTGGCCGGCCAGATTCTCGATCTGCTGGGCGGCAAAGTGCCGCACGCACCAACGACTCAGGAACGCTGCGAAATCGCGCTGCTGCACATGGATACTTTTCTGCGTCATAACAGCGAGCGTAAAACCGTGCTGGACATGCGTAAACATCTTTGCTGGTACGCCAGAGGTTTAAGCGGAGCCGCCCAGTTCCGGGCCGCCGTTAACAAGGTGGAGCAATTGGAGGAACTGCGCTCCGTGGTCAAGCAATTTTTCAGGAACGCCGAACCGCCCGCCGAGGTCTCATGA
- a CDS encoding citrate (Si)-synthase, protein MPRLKDVLFKKIEEQRPRVTRLLKEFGRVELDRVSIAQAIGGVRGVKCLVSDISYLDPEEGVRFRGKTIAETFAALPRVPGSEYPFVEGFWYFLLTGEVPTMDQTLQVVKDFQARRPVPGYVFEALRAMPRDLHPMAMLSAAVVVMQRESLFSRRYNEGMSKGDLWDPMYEDSCNLLARLPAIAAFIYRLKYKGDTPIPSDPELDLGGDFAHMMGIAPPYDDVARMYFILHSDHESGNVSTHTTRLVASALADAYYSFSAGVNGLSGPLHGLANQEVLRWIQGKMEKLDGRIPTEEELAAYLWETLNSGQVIPGYGHAVLRRTDPRFEAQMEFCEKYLPDDKLYRLVKMLYKVAPNVLREHGKARNPWPNVDAQSGVIQWHYGITQYEYYTVLFAVGRAIGVLANIIWDRALGYPLERPKSVTLDMMEDVAGIR, encoded by the coding sequence ATGCCCAGGCTGAAAGACGTTCTGTTCAAAAAAATTGAGGAGCAGCGTCCCCGCGTGACCCGTCTGCTCAAGGAGTTTGGCCGGGTAGAGCTGGACAGGGTCTCCATAGCGCAGGCCATCGGCGGTGTGCGGGGAGTAAAGTGTCTGGTCAGCGATATTTCCTATCTCGACCCCGAGGAGGGCGTGCGGTTTCGTGGAAAAACCATAGCCGAAACCTTCGCAGCCCTGCCCAGGGTGCCTGGGTCCGAATATCCCTTTGTCGAGGGGTTCTGGTACTTTCTCCTGACGGGGGAGGTGCCGACTATGGATCAAACCCTCCAGGTCGTCAAGGATTTTCAGGCACGGCGGCCTGTGCCGGGCTACGTTTTCGAGGCTTTGCGAGCCATGCCTCGTGATCTGCATCCCATGGCCATGCTCTCCGCTGCCGTTGTCGTCATGCAGCGCGAATCGCTTTTTTCAAGGCGATACAATGAAGGCATGAGCAAGGGCGACCTCTGGGATCCCATGTATGAGGATTCCTGCAACCTGCTGGCCAGGCTGCCTGCCATTGCCGCGTTTATATATCGTCTCAAATACAAGGGTGATACTCCCATACCCTCGGATCCGGAGCTTGATCTTGGCGGGGATTTCGCACATATGATGGGGATTGCGCCGCCCTACGACGATGTTGCGCGCATGTATTTCATTCTGCATTCCGACCACGAGTCGGGCAACGTCTCGACCCACACCACCCGCCTGGTGGCTTCAGCTCTGGCCGATGCCTATTACAGCTTTTCCGCCGGCGTCAACGGTCTTTCGGGGCCTTTGCACGGTCTGGCCAATCAGGAGGTGTTGCGCTGGATTCAGGGGAAGATGGAAAAGCTCGACGGAAGAATTCCCACTGAAGAAGAGTTGGCGGCTTATTTGTGGGAAACCCTGAACAGCGGCCAGGTTATCCCGGGTTACGGGCATGCGGTCTTGCGGCGCACCGATCCGCGGTTTGAGGCGCAGATGGAGTTCTGCGAAAAATATCTGCCTGATGACAAGTTATATCGGTTGGTCAAGATGCTTTACAAGGTGGCGCCGAATGTGCTGCGGGAACATGGCAAGGCCCGGAACCCCTGGCCGAACGTCGACGCCCAGTCCGGCGTGATCCAGTGGCACTATGGTATAACCCAATATGAATACTATACCGTTTTGTTTGCCGTCGGTCGGGCGATAGGCGTGCTGGCCAATATTATCTGGGACCGGGCTCTTGGCTATCCTCTGGAACGGCCCAAATCCGTAACCCTGGACATGATGGAGGATGTGGCGGGGATTCGCTGA